Part of the Bacillus rossius redtenbacheri isolate Brsri chromosome 9 unlocalized genomic scaffold, Brsri_v3 Brsri_v3_scf9_2, whole genome shotgun sequence genome is shown below.
CCGACCAGCGCCGCCTGGCCGTGCTGAGCTACGAGCAGGCGCGGCGACTCAACGACGTGATGGACGAGGTGGTGAGCATCCACGGCCGCGGCAACTTCCCCACCTTGGAGGTGCGGCTGCGCGACCTGGTGACGGCGGTGCGCGCCAAGCTGGAGGCGGAGCCCGCGTCGGGGGGCGCCGGCATGCGCGTGCGCGACATCCGCCTGAACGGCGGCGCCGCCTCGCACGTGCTCGCCACCTCCGAGACGCCGCAGACCTACAACGACCTGGACCTCATCTTCGGCGTGGAGCTGTCGGGCGCGCGCAACTTCGACCGCGTCAAGGGCGCCGTGCTGGCGTCGCTGTTCGACCTGCTGCCCGAGGGCGTCAGCCGCAAGCGCATCACCTCGTGCTCCATGAAGGAGGCCTACGTGGGCAAGATGGTGAAGGTGAACCACGACGGCGACCGCTGGTCCCTCATCTCGCTCGGCAACTCGCGGGGCCACCGGAACGTCGAGCTCAAGTTCGTCGACTCGATGCGGCGCCAGTTCGAGTTCTCCGTCGACTCGTTCCAGATCGTGCTCGACTCGCTGCTGCTGTTCTACGAGTGCAGCGAGCTGCCGATCGGCGAGAACTTCTACCCGACGGTGGTGGGCGAGTCGGTGTACGGCGACTTCCAGGAGGCGCTCTACCACCTGCACAAGAAGCTGATCGCGACGCGCCACCCGGAGGAGATCCGCGGCGGCGGCCTGCTCAAGTACTGCTACCTGCTCGTCAAGGGCTACCGCGCCGCCCAGCCGGACCGCATCAAGAACCTGGAGCGCTACATGTGCTCGCGGTTCTTCATCGACTTCTCGGACATCTGCCAGCAGCGCGCCAAGCTGGAGAACTACCTGTGGAACCACTTCTGCGGGCCGGACGAGGACGAGGCGCTCAAGTACCAGTACCTGGTGCTGCTGCACGACGTGGTGGAGGAGTCGACGGTGTGCCTGATGGGGCACGAGAGGCGCCAGACGCTGTCGCTGATCGAGGAGCTGGCCTACGCCGTGCTGTGCCAGGAGCAGCAGCGGCTCATGGCGCAGCACGCGCCGCCGCCGACCACCCTGCTGTACGCCAACGGCGTGTACTACGCGCCGGTCATCTCCGCGGCGACGACCGCCGCCCTGCCGTGCTACCCTTGCACGTGCAGCGCGTGGATGGCGTGCTCGTCGTGATGTGCGCCGCAGACTGACGCCTCCCGCCGCGGGGAGCAACTCCAGAGACTGCTTGCACCAGGCGTCGTCGCGCCCGCGTCCAACTAGAGCCGGAGTACCGGCGCGCCTCTTTCAGGGCCATCCGATCATTTTTGTACctgtggagagaaaaaaaaagtttcgattCACCATCTAtgctttatttgttttgaaatgaGAATGAATggtttgaagagaaaaaaaaaaacttttttttttggtgatggaAATCTTGACAAGGGCATGTAATTTGGAAAAAGTGCTACCAGTGTGTTGTATTATAtgctagaaaatatttttttcaagtatttgcTGTTGGctctttaacaaaattatttcattttagtaTGTGCGTACCAACCATCGTGAGTGGATGTTGAAAACGATATTCTGTAGTCTGTTATGAATGCTTTCGAGCAGTGCAGTGATTTGAACTCGTAAATTACCAAAACCATTCCGATCTTAAAGGTGGAACGTGGAAAAAACCAAATTCATCATTGTTTAGTTTTGGTTGATGAATGTGTGGCTGTGAACACATTTTATGTAgattactaaacaaaaaaaatctggttGTATAAATCAAGATTTTTAAAGAAAGctaagaaaaaaattaccataaaaataggaaaacttgtaaaaaaaacttgatttttgAACTAATGTGAGGACTGCAGCCTGAGTTTTAAACTATTGTGCAAGTTCAAGTGAACGTGCAGCTCTTTCTGTGTGGGATATTTTGGAAACTTAAGTTTCTTGGTTGAGGTCAAATGTCTTCGTTGCGCAAGTCTCATGAATTCTTGAGTATCAATTTAACTACGCCATTTCacaacttttattattattttttaacaaatttgtatTATCAAACTTAACATCACAGTTCTCAATGTGGCTTGCtgaatgttaaaatttttgtttgaaaccaAACTGGGTGCCTAAAAAGAAATGTCTCTCAATTAAATCCAGTTGGTCCCAACAGTTATTTTAAACTCTAGGTGAAGATGCTTGTTGCAGATCTGCATCACTGCAAAATTTTGCAGCCATTTTATTTGTTACTCCTGGCTCTCCTGCCTTTGTGTAGCTCTGCAAATGTTTGGGGGAATGTCATTAGGCTGctgagcatttaaaaaaaattatctgcctATATACTTTTTATCAGATGCTGAGTAGTTACAGCATGAAAAAGTTGTTCATCACTAATGGTTTTCTTGTTTACTTATCAAAAACTTAATCAAAATTAGTGTACTGTACAAAAATTTAAGCAGTTtgtgcagtttaattttttttgcagttagctgcaaattgttatttattaatttcattaatggctgtttttttttacatttgacaGTTTGATTATAGAAACTTTTTGTCACCCACATTTTGTAACTTTACAGTTTTAGACactcaattataaatattttaaattgttagcaTTTTAATGAAAGAGTACAGATCAGCAATGAAATGGGTTAAACAATTTAATGCTGCAGTTTTCATGAGGCGgatacaatttttataattgtgcTACATAAAACTTGTAATTTAGATTGTTTACTTGTGTGTAGATTGTGCTTAAGGTTTTTCATAATTTCTTAGTATCAATTTGTAGGTAACTATTTGCATTTGtaattgtttatgtatttatctGAATGGCACATGCATGCCTAAATAATTTTTAGTGTGTGAATAGTATGGATTTATAAGTATGTGTTAGTctgtgtttaaatgttttaatatatgaaattaataaatttattagtgTGTGACATGGTACTCTTAAAACAAATTCTTGCCAAATATTAATCCAAATTTGCTTCTATTGGagttaacctttttttaaaaaaatggaaacagttATTTCAGTATAAAGGATCTCGGCTATATTTAAAATTAGCTTTTAAAGATATTCAATGCATGTAAGATAGAATAATAATTTGCAGGTGGCCAATAATAAACTGAATTAAAATAGGTTAAATATCATAGTTGACCATGTTGTGTTAAgagtaattttattacaaatcaaTGCCACTATAATACAAGAAATGTATAGGGAGAATTTTACAGATGGTTTATAAGACGATTGAATGCAGTGTAGGGATTATGTGTGGTGTGAACATTGCTATTCTATGGCTGTTCATCAGacaatttatttataagaaaacaTGTGAATCTGTATATTGCACCACTCAATTCCTCATTttgttcaagtttttttttaagctgtgcatgtttaaatgattattaatttttttgatgcagcatgtaaaagaatatatatatttttttgcatttgtagGTGGTGGTCTcccagtattttttaaaaattatttttgatgttgaTTTGCGAGTTTGATCTCTATATATTGAGTCTGTAATTTTGGAATGTTATTAGGAATAAAGCTTATTTTGTTACTGAATAGTTTCTCGTACTGCGATACGATGCCACGTTTCCAGCAGGAGTTAGGCAATCGCCATTTACTGTGACGTCACGACAGTGCTTCACTCAGGCTGCAGGCTTGCTGTACAGAACTTCCCATGGAGGAATCACAAGTGGAGTATTgtatagtttgtaaaaaaaaattaatgtatgctGGAATCTTAACAAACATGATAATGAAATGTATTTTGTCATCTTCTGAAAAATCGTTGAAATATAATTTGAAGCCTTCAATTATTTTTATCTGTTTTCTTTTTGATAGCAATTAATTCCTTCAGGTTTCCACCACTGTTATAAGTGAGATGTGACAGGTtctttggtgttttttttaaaggcgATTTAGCTGAttttgaatcaaaaatattttggatattgtatctgtaattttatttcaCACAGTTCATTGTACATGTACATAACGCTCAGCTGTGTactgcaaaacaatttttttaaagaaaaataatggtggcatcacaataaaatataattgaagaGTTAACTTAAGTCGGGTAAGATTTGCAGCGTTTTTCACAAGTTTATTATGAGGATAATCATTTCTTGAAGCCACTGTTTTCtcattaatggaaaaaaaaaaattaaaaatgaaagacTTCGTCGGGAATTGACCCCGGACCGCCTCAGTGCGTGGCAAGTGATGTGACGACAGTGACCATGTCACAATAACAATGAACTCTGTGACGCTCGCGTTCACGTGACAAGGGTTTGCTTGTTCACTCCCCTTCTGTTTCGCCTCCTTGACCACACTCACAATTGCGTGGAAGGGAGCCATTTGTGATCTTACCTTTTTTGTTCCACTATCCGCAGACACTTTAACGTTGATTGCCGATAATTCATAACATTAAGAATATTTCGACAAACATAAAACTATTGGAgacaattttaatttgtttttaatgttacttgaaaaaaaaatttccggcaGTAGGTAGTATGGTTTAGTTACGAGAATTGAcggtgaatattttaaaattaaaataatatcaaagaaatgTAGATAGGTTGCTGCAGTTTTAGGACTACTTTCGACAAATCCAAGGTAAATCGGACGAAATGTCATGGATTTCCAATATAACGAATACCATGTCAGATTCACAGAAACAAAAGTAAAACTAAAGTGGAAGTAAGAAGTAATAATACTAAAagctccattaaaaataattcgtcGCGTTAAACATGTCATTTGGCTGCTCCTAGCCGCGAAACTGGAACTACCTATTTGACACACGCAGATCGCTCGTTTAAACAAAGAAAGAGCCCGGTATAATCACGTAAGTAAACGTAACGTCTCCCACTGCGCACTGTGTGTGGAGCCGGAGTCCGTCGATCACAAGATGCCCTGTCTGCCCGTCATATTTTggctgacggacggatgaaattttaacttcaaaatatcaGCAaagtttttcaatgaaaaaaaataattataatatgtttGTTTCCCTAATTATTTTGACATATTGAATAATTTCTTTTCAAACAAATCGTCCTAATCACATAAGTAATAAATTACGAAGTGTAATTCTCGAATTTTAAAATAGTGAAATTTTGAGTTTAATGACATAAGTGCTATTTTCTATACACGaactaattaattaatacaagaaaatattattttaaaattcaagtttTCTCAATTTTTGGCAGCGCTGAAATGAAAAAgattatatataacaatatatatatatatatatatatatatataaagattaataaataactctatgtttaagaatttacgtacatacataatatcaaacttcaaaatatacacaccaaaaaaaaaaactaaggatgtttgtgaaactatatttatttgtcataatgtttaaaacatttgtagtatttgttgatatgtaaaactgtggtggccatattccgcttatccaaaggagtatagaaattaatagacatcactccctgtacacaccacgacgacagcacagaagaacacagtaggcttcctctgaagaaaaaaaacaaaaaaaaaaaacatttgtgacgtttcgggaattgAGATCTGTTCCAGtcttcatttttgtttttttgttttctctGTGACATTCAGTGCAAACTAGAAATTAGGTACcgtatattcaaaataattttctaaatttttaacataattgttTAACGGTAGGTACCCACTTCATGATGGCACTTTTTCACAATGTTACCTAATGAATCTCTATGCATCTGCCGTATGTTTAGTTAACTAGTGAGACTCAAACTTTAGTACACCCATGCCCACTCCGCGGACCAATACCTCCTTGGATTGGGCGGCAGCGACACAGCGCTCGTGCTTTGCTGTGTGGGGATGTATTTCAAATCCCCCTACAGTACATTTTTTCCCTACAGTTTATAACAGTCTCTACTAATGTGAACAGCGTCTGGCTACGTGTCTGCAGTTatttgtcattaaaaaatatattttattgaaaaatggaaacaaataaatttttcttcTGATCATAAATAGAAATCAGAGTAGAAAATtacttgaaataattttcttaaatgtttattttgttcaAAAACTCAACCAATTATGTAActaaactgtttaaata
Proteins encoded:
- the LOC134543141 gene encoding terminal nucleotidyltransferase 5C isoform X2, whose product is MEAATERADDCKPGPDQRRLAVLSYEQARRLNDVMDEVVSIHGRGNFPTLEVRLRDLVTAVRAKLEAEPASGGAGMRVRDIRLNGGAASHVLATSETPQTYNDLDLIFGVELSGARNFDRVKGAVLASLFDLLPEGVSRKRITSCSMKEAYVGKMVKVNHDGDRWSLISLGNSRGHRNVELKFVDSMRRQFEFSVDSFQIVLDSLLLFYECSELPIGENFYPTVVGESVYGDFQEALYHLHKKLIATRHPEEIRGGGLLKYCYLLVKGYRAAQPDRIKNLERYMCSRFFIDFSDICQQRAKLENYLWNHFCGPDEDEALKYQYLVLLHDVVEESTVCLMGHERRQTLSLIEELAYAVLCQEQQRLMAQHAPPPTTLLYANGVYYAPVISAATTAALPCYPCTCSAWMACSS
- the LOC134543141 gene encoding terminal nucleotidyltransferase 5C isoform X1, which codes for MEAKNLATTGERKTRPTTPAAQNNKGDSAAAGGRGGLPLMQCGSLEVCEERRRRVTIMEAATERADDCKPGPDQRRLAVLSYEQARRLNDVMDEVVSIHGRGNFPTLEVRLRDLVTAVRAKLEAEPASGGAGMRVRDIRLNGGAASHVLATSETPQTYNDLDLIFGVELSGARNFDRVKGAVLASLFDLLPEGVSRKRITSCSMKEAYVGKMVKVNHDGDRWSLISLGNSRGHRNVELKFVDSMRRQFEFSVDSFQIVLDSLLLFYECSELPIGENFYPTVVGESVYGDFQEALYHLHKKLIATRHPEEIRGGGLLKYCYLLVKGYRAAQPDRIKNLERYMCSRFFIDFSDICQQRAKLENYLWNHFCGPDEDEALKYQYLVLLHDVVEESTVCLMGHERRQTLSLIEELAYAVLCQEQQRLMAQHAPPPTTLLYANGVYYAPVISAATTAALPCYPCTCSAWMACSS